Below is a window of Sulfitobacter sp. SK012 DNA.
CACAACAGCTGCCTCTGCTCAAAATACGTTGCTAGAAACAATGGCGGACTATACCGAGTTCGCAACTTATGACGCCGGCATTATTGTCCCGGCACAGATCACTGACGATCTGTTCAGCAGCTTCACTTTCGTCGACACCCGATCTGAAGAAGAGTTTGCGGAGTCGACAATCGAAGGAGCGATTCACATCGAATGGCGGGATGTCTTCTCGCGCATAGAAGACATCCCCAAAGACAAAAAAACTATCTTGTTTTGCAACACTGGCGCGTTGTCTGCACAGGTTGTGTTCGGACTAAGAGTCTTAGGCTTTGAGAATCTACTCATTCTGCAAGGAGGATATGAAGACTGGAGACGACTTCGTTGACCTGGCTCAAGGCGCTCACTAGCTGAGCGACTTAACATACATAAGCGAGGTCATGGGCGGTATGGACATCGAACAGTTAGTTGATCACTTCGGCGCAGGCACGGTATTGTTTATTATTGCCTTAGCTGTAGGCATTCTCTTTGGTGGCGCAGCCCAGCATTCGCGCTTTTGCTTGCGCTCTGCTGCGATAGAATTCTCTGAGCGCCGTTGGGGTGTAAGTATTGCGACGTGGTTTGTAGCCTTTGGTGCAGCAGTTGCCAGCGTACAGTTCTTAATAGCGGCCGAATACTTCGACGTTTCTGAGGCACGACAAATTGCTGCAACCGGAAGCCTATCTGGCGCCATAATTGGTGGTCTATTATTCGGCAGCGGCATGATCCTTGCTCGTGGATGAGTTATTGTCAAATCTGGTGTTTAAGGGTTTCTGGTCATGCGGCGATCTGGCTGTTTTCAGTGGCTTCAATTCCGTCTTTGAATGCGACGCCGGTGATGACTTTGGCGAGGTAGTCAAAGCCGCGTAGTTTCCTCCAGTTTTGCTCGGCGCATTGCCCCAGCTTGAACATCATGTGCAGCATGCCGTCGCGTGAGAGGCAGCCCTTTGATCGTTTGGTGCGATGACGGATCGTGGCAAAGGCGGATTCAATTGGATTACTGGTGCGGATGCTTTGCCAGTGTTGTGCTGGAAAGTCGAAGAATGCCATGAGTTCCTCGCGGTCCTTTTGCAGGCACAGCGTCGCCTTGGGGTATTTGGGTTCGTAGGTTTTGATGAACAAATCTAAGGCCTTGCCCGCATCATCTTTGGTCTCAGCCTGCCAGATGTTGTGGATCGCAGCTTTGGCCTTTGGCTGAGACAGCTTGGGCAAACAGTTGAGCACATTCATAGTTTTGTGTTGCCAACAGCGTTGATGACGGGTCTCAGGATAGACTTCATCTATGGCGGCCCAGAACCCCATGGCACCATCTCCAATAGCAAGTTTCGGGGCGTTCATTCCCCGGCTTTTGAGGCTGAGGAGAGCCTCGCGCCAGCTCTGCGTGGACTCGCGCACCCCGTCCTCAATAGCCAAGAACCGCTTCTTGCCACGGGCTGTTACCCCCACAATCACAAGGGCGCAGAGCTTGTCATCCTCGCCCCGAAGGCCGCTGTGGACACCGTCAGCCCAGATGTAGACCAAGGGCTCATCGTCCAACGCTGCCTTTCTCCACTCGCCGTATTCGTTGGCCCAATCGCGCTTGAGCCGTGAGACCGTATTTGCCGACAATCCCGCCGCATCAGGGCCCAGAAGAACCTTGAGAGCCGAGCCCATTTCACCGCTGGAGATGCCCTTCAGATACAGCCATGGCAAGGCCGCTTCCAACGTTTTGGTTCTGCGCACGTACGGTGGCACCAGGGCCGAATGGAATGTCACGGGCTGGCCGTTTTTTGAGCGAACCTTGGGAATGCGCACGTTCACGGGGCCGATGCCCGTTTGGAACGGGCGCTCGGGATGATGCCCATTGCGCACAACAGTCGCATGACCGGCCTCAGTGCGCGCGGTGGTAAACTGAGACAGATAGCTTTCAAGCTCAGCTTCAACGGCTGTTGCGATCAATTGCTGCGCTCCTGTTCTCAATAAATCCGTCAGCGCGTCCGTGATCCCGTCTCGACGCGAAAAATCAACAATGTTAGTCGTTTCCATGGTGGTGTATCTCCTTCGGTTGGGCTGCTGTCTCGCAACAACAAATCAACCAGATACGCCGCCAACCTTCAAATCCCCCAAACACCAGATTCAGTCATAGCTCCTCGTGGATGCGCCAGTCGGCTATTGGTCCTTTCTGCAACGGGCAATCTTCGCGCCTTCGTTACAGGCCTCGTTCTCACTTTAACCGCGCAGGCATCGCTCCGCGGGGTACTTGCGCCCGCCCGTGAAGTTCTAAGTTCGCTTTGGACAGTGTCAGGCGGGCCTTCACGTAACCTTCTATCATATATCGAGCTATCACCTTTGGCTGTCTTTAATATTGCGTTTTTGATCCTATTGATTTCGATCTGGTTCTCATGGAAGCGGACTTGCAAACCCTCAAGGATCATTGCTGCACTATTTGTTGGTATTGCAGTCGGTCTTGGATGGTTAGGCACGTATGCTGTCGCTCAGGCATCGTTTGACGTCGTTGCGATTTCTTCTATCACATTTACCGGCCCGTCTGCTGACACATTGATGGGATTGATTAATGAAAGAGACCTGCCAATGGGTTTTGGGTCCGGACTGGTCCCAGGTGTTTTCTTTGGAGCTCTCCTAATGTCGATCATGACTAAGGAGGCGCGCATTCAAAGGTTTGAGCCAGATATGCCAATGGAAAGATACCTTGCTGGCGGTGTTCTTATGGGGTTTGGGAGCATGTTGGCTGGAGGGTGTGCTGTCGGGGCCGGGATGTCTGGGGGTTCTATCTTTGCACTTACGGCATGGCTTGCCTTGTTCTCAATGTGGGTCGGCGCATGTATCACACAGCTCGCCATCACCATTGGGCATCGCCGCAGCAAACCCTTCAGAATTGTCTAGCGCTCATGTTTGAGATTGCACAATTTGCCGCTTAATCCTTTTTAGCAGGTGGTCAGAGCCAGCGGCCTGTTTGCTTGAAATACTGCTCAGCCGCCTCGCCAAACGCTCGACGTAAGCCCTGCTCTTCTGGTTCAGCAAATCTCCGGTCTAGAATTTTCCAAAGTAGCACCGCTAAAACCAAGCCAAGGATGGATCCGTGTCCGACTGCAGACGCAGCAGTTAGCATCACAAGAGCCAGGTAGATTGGATTGCGCGAGATACCGTAGGGCCCTTCGACAATCAGGTCCTTCGGCTGGTGATGCGGTTCAATCGGTGTTTTCTTGCGGAAAAACCAGATGCCAGACCAACAAATTAGGATCAGGGCCGCAATCAATAACACCCAAGAAATGAATGTCTGAACAGGCCACGTAACATGCCACCCTGGAAACATATATTTGCCAAGGTAAACTATCCCAATACTGCCCAGCCACCATAACGGGGGGAGATCAGGAAACCCTTTCATCTATTGTGCCGCCAGCGGCATACGGGCCAGCTGGCACTGTTCCCAAAGTTCCCCAAGTGCATCGGTCAAATGCAAAATGTCCGCAGCTGAATGCACGGGTGATGGCGTAATCCGCAGTCTCTCAGTCCCCTTTGGTACCGTTGGGTAATTGATAGGCTGGATGTAAATACCATGGTCTTTCAGTAGAATGTCAGAAATATATTTGCACTTCACCGGATCACCCACCATCACAGGGATAATATGGCTCGGGTTTTTGACGTGCGGAATGCCGAGTGCTTCAAGCCGGTTTCTGACCTGTGCCACCTTTTCTTTCTGCATGTCTCGTTCCACATTGCTGTTCTTTAGGTGACGGATTGAAGCCGCGGCACCAGCAGCAATCGCCGGTGGGATTGCCGTGGTGAAAATGAACCCACTAGCAAAGCTGCGGATGAAATCACAAAGTTCGACTGAGGCTGTGATATACCCACCCATTACGCCAAACGCTTTTCCAAGCGTTCCCTCGATCACGGTGAGGCGGTCCATCAGGCCTTCACGTTCAGCAATGCCCCCGCCTCTTGGCCCGTAAAGGCCAACTGCATGAACCTCATCAAGATAAGTCATCGCGTTGTACTTGTCTGCAAGATCACAGATCTCGGCGATCGGTGCAATGTCACCGTCCATTGAGTACACGCTTTCGAATGCAATCAGTTTAGGCTGTTTCAATGGCAAAGATGCCAACTTTGCCTCTAGGTCAGTCAAATCATTGTGGGCCCAGATTATCTTTTCGGCCTTAGAATGCCGGATACCTTCAATCATTGACGCATGGTTAAGGGCATCCGATAAAATAACACAATCAGGGATACGACTTGCCAGCGTACTGATTGCAGCAGAGTTTGACACGTAGCCAGATGTGAAAAGCAAAGCCGCTTCTTTGCCATGCAAATCGGCCAACTCGGCTTCAAGCAAAACATGATCGTGCGTGGTTCCAGAAATGTTGCGCGTACCACCAGCCCCTGCCCCGCATCGGTCAAGCGCTTCATGCATGGCTTCAAGCACCTTGGGATGTTGACCCATTCCGAGATAGTCATTTGAACACCAGATGATAACGTCAGCGTTTGCGGTGCCATGTGATGTGGCACGAGGGAAAGACCCACAATGGCGCTCAAGCTCTGCAAAGGTCCGGTAGTTACCTTGGTCGCGCAACCGGTCTAGCGCACCTTTGAAAAACGTCTGATAATCCATTATTCCCCCACCGCTTCTTGGACAATCCCGTCCAACAACCTCTGCACTTCCTGCATCGCACCCTCTGGATAGTTGCGATATCCAACCATGACCTTGCCTTCACGTTCGGCAACAAAAATCCCGTACGGGCAATGCGCGATATTCATGGGGTCAATTTCCATGACTTTTCTTGAGACAACTGCAGAGCAAAAGATAAAAATATCAGCTTCGTCAAAGAGCTTCACGTCACTGCCAGTATCAGCACCGGTACGATTCAACATTTCTCCAGTGTGACTGACGTAGTCGATTACTAGGCCTTTTCCGATAATCGCGCTTTCGACGCTGAATGTTGCATCGTCAAAACTACCGTCAAAATCATAGACCGTTGATGTTCCATCTGCTTGGGCTAGCCCGGTGATAGCAAAACTTAGCAGCACACTTATCAAAAATGACTTCATAAATTAGTTCCCCCTTTTGGTTGGTTAACCCTACAAAAACCCTGGTAGAGAGCCTTGATAGAAATCATGGCTCTCTAGATTGTTATCCGAACATGTCAGCGGTGATACCTTTGTACCAGCCCTCGGACTCTTCGTAGGTCGCTTTGCGCAACTCGGCACTTTCACCAGTCTGTGAGATAAAGCCGTCGACCTTAGAAATCTTCTCACCCGTCGCTTCATAAGTTGCACCAACTTTGACACCATCGTTAGTATCAATCAGCGACCAGCAGGTGTTCGAGAACTTCGCGGGGAACACTTTGGATCCTGTCAAAGCACCGCGCACTGCATTGGCACAAACTTTGGCTTGGCTGTTGGCAGAGAAACCAGACTTCGGCATGTCGCCTTGCGACGATGCATCCCCGAGTACGTAAATGTCAGCATCCGCCTTAGTTGACATGTCAGCCGCATTTACTGTTGCCCAGTTACCATCCGTCACACCGGCAAGCTCTGCGATACGCCCAGCCTTCATGGCTGGGATAACGTTACAAACATCAACTTTGGTGACTTCACCGTCAATTGTCACGGTCATTGCAGCCGGATCAACAGATACGTTGCCACCACCAAAGTCTTCGCCGATCCAATCAATCATACCTTCATAGTGGTTTCCCCAGCCTTCCTGGAACAAGCCCTGCTTTGAAAACTTAGGCTTAGGGTCGGCCACGATGATCTTGGCTGTTGGGTTGTTAGATTTGAGATAGTGCGCAACCATGGAAACCCGCTCGTACGGGCCAGGAGGGCAGCGAAACGGGTTTGGCGGTGCGACCATCGCAAATGTACCGCCGTCTGGCATTGCAGCGATCTGCGCTTTGAGCAACTCAGTTTGCGAGCCACCTTTGTAAGCGTGTGGCATCGCGTTTTGTGCGGACAAGTCCCAACCTTCAACGGCACCCTCAACAAAGTCGATGCCGGGTGACAGGATCAGCTTGTCGTATTGCACAGAACCGCCACCGGCCAATGCGACAGTTTTGGCATCGCGATCAACACCAACGGCCCAATCATGTACGACATTCACGCCACCGGCGGCCAAGTTGCCGTAGGAGTGGCCAAGATCATCAATCTCTTTAACGCCACCCAGATAGAGGTTCGAGAAGAAGCATGTGTAGTACATGCGCGTTGGCTCAATCAGCGTAACGGCGATCTCACCCTTGCTGTCTTTGGCGATGTAGCGCGCTGCAGTTGCACCACCGGCACCACCACCAACGACGACTACACGCGGTTTGCTGTGGCCGTCTGCAAATACAGTTGGTGCGGCAAGCGTCGCTGCTGCTGCAGCGCCCGTACCTAGGAATAAACGTCTATTCAGTTTCATGGTTTTCTCCTCCCAGAGTATTACCTCTTATTCGAAGTCCTTAAAATACGCAGCAATCGCTGCGATCTCTTCATCAGACAAGCGTCCTGCCATCATTTGCATGACGGGGTGTGGTCTGAGTTTTCGTTTGTAAGCGTGCATGGCAACAACGAAGTCTTCCGTAGGCCATCCATTGATGCCGGGGATGCCATCATCGTCACCGCTGACTTGGTGGCAGGTCATGCATTCACTGGCGAGGTATTCGCCGTATTCGGGGTCACCAACAATTGCGAGAATTGCTGGATCGATATCGTGATCTGTTCCGGTGGCAGTCGGTTCCGCCTCTGGAATGTTTGAGGGGTTGTCCGAATAGACCCTCAAGTATGCCAACAAGTCTGATCGTTGCTCCGCATCAGATATCCCGCGAAAGCTCATCCGCGTT
It encodes the following:
- a CDS encoding rhodanese-like domain-containing protein, with amino-acid sequence MGKIILTILLSMITTAASAQNTLLETMADYTEFATYDAGIIVPAQITDDLFSSFTFVDTRSEEEFAESTIEGAIHIEWRDVFSRIEDIPKDKKTILFCNTGALSAQVVFGLRVLGFENLLILQGGYEDWRRLR
- a CDS encoding YeeE/YedE thiosulfate transporter family protein, with the protein product MGGMDIEQLVDHFGAGTVLFIIALAVGILFGGAAQHSRFCLRSAAIEFSERRWGVSIATWFVAFGAAVASVQFLIAAEYFDVSEARQIAATGSLSGAIIGGLLFGSGMILARG
- the hemA gene encoding 5-aminolevulinate synthase, whose product is MDYQTFFKGALDRLRDQGNYRTFAELERHCGSFPRATSHGTANADVIIWCSNDYLGMGQHPKVLEAMHEALDRCGAGAGGTRNISGTTHDHVLLEAELADLHGKEAALLFTSGYVSNSAAISTLASRIPDCVILSDALNHASMIEGIRHSKAEKIIWAHNDLTDLEAKLASLPLKQPKLIAFESVYSMDGDIAPIAEICDLADKYNAMTYLDEVHAVGLYGPRGGGIAEREGLMDRLTVIEGTLGKAFGVMGGYITASVELCDFIRSFASGFIFTTAIPPAIAAGAAASIRHLKNSNVERDMQKEKVAQVRNRLEALGIPHVKNPSHIIPVMVGDPVKCKYISDILLKDHGIYIQPINYPTVPKGTERLRITPSPVHSAADILHLTDALGELWEQCQLARMPLAAQ
- a CDS encoding NAD(P)/FAD-dependent oxidoreductase, which encodes MKLNRRLFLGTGAAAAATLAAPTVFADGHSKPRVVVVGGGAGGATAARYIAKDSKGEIAVTLIEPTRMYYTCFFSNLYLGGVKEIDDLGHSYGNLAAGGVNVVHDWAVGVDRDAKTVALAGGGSVQYDKLILSPGIDFVEGAVEGWDLSAQNAMPHAYKGGSQTELLKAQIAAMPDGGTFAMVAPPNPFRCPPGPYERVSMVAHYLKSNNPTAKIIVADPKPKFSKQGLFQEGWGNHYEGMIDWIGEDFGGGNVSVDPAAMTVTIDGEVTKVDVCNVIPAMKAGRIAELAGVTDGNWATVNAADMSTKADADIYVLGDASSQGDMPKSGFSANSQAKVCANAVRGALTGSKVFPAKFSNTCWSLIDTNDGVKVGATYEATGEKISKVDGFISQTGESAELRKATYEESEGWYKGITADMFG
- a CDS encoding c-type cytochrome produces the protein MGIRLQTSLTLAAFFAAGVAWANEFGDPEKGADVFKKCKSCHQIGEGSKSRIGPQLNGVFGRVAGSVDGVKYSKSMLRAGDDGLVWTEETLDAYIENPKALISKTRMSFRGISDAEQRSDLLAYLRVYSDNPSNIPEAEPTATGTDHDIDPAILAIVGDPEYGEYLASECMTCHQVSGDDDGIPGINGWPTEDFVVAMHAYKRKLRPHPVMQMMAGRLSDEEIAAIAAYFKDFE
- a CDS encoding IS256 family transposase; translated protein: METTNIVDFSRRDGITDALTDLLRTGAQQLIATAVEAELESYLSQFTTARTEAGHATVVRNGHHPERPFQTGIGPVNVRIPKVRSKNGQPVTFHSALVPPYVRRTKTLEAALPWLYLKGISSGEMGSALKVLLGPDAAGLSANTVSRLKRDWANEYGEWRKAALDDEPLVYIWADGVHSGLRGEDDKLCALVIVGVTARGKKRFLAIEDGVRESTQSWREALLSLKSRGMNAPKLAIGDGAMGFWAAIDEVYPETRHQRCWQHKTMNVLNCLPKLSQPKAKAAIHNIWQAETKDDAGKALDLFIKTYEPKYPKATLCLQKDREELMAFFDFPAQHWQSIRTSNPIESAFATIRHRTKRSKGCLSRDGMLHMMFKLGQCAEQNWRKLRGFDYLAKVITGVAFKDGIEATENSQIAA
- a CDS encoding DUF302 domain-containing protein, yielding MKSFLISVLLSFAITGLAQADGTSTVYDFDGSFDDATFSVESAIIGKGLVIDYVSHTGEMLNRTGADTGSDVKLFDEADIFIFCSAVVSRKVMEIDPMNIAHCPYGIFVAEREGKVMVGYRNYPEGAMQEVQRLLDGIVQEAVGE
- a CDS encoding methyltransferase family protein, translating into MFPGWHVTWPVQTFISWVLLIAALILICWSGIWFFRKKTPIEPHHQPKDLIVEGPYGISRNPIYLALVMLTAASAVGHGSILGLVLAVLLWKILDRRFAEPEEQGLRRAFGEAAEQYFKQTGRWL
- a CDS encoding YeeE/YedE family protein codes for the protein MAPRGCASRLLVLSATGNLRAFVTGLVLTLTAQASLRGVLAPAREVLSSLWTVSGGPSRNLLSYIELSPLAVFNIAFLILLISIWFSWKRTCKPSRIIAALFVGIAVGLGWLGTYAVAQASFDVVAISSITFTGPSADTLMGLINERDLPMGFGSGLVPGVFFGALLMSIMTKEARIQRFEPDMPMERYLAGGVLMGFGSMLAGGCAVGAGMSGGSIFALTAWLALFSMWVGACITQLAITIGHRRSKPFRIV